A window from Mangifera indica cultivar Alphonso chromosome 2, CATAS_Mindica_2.1, whole genome shotgun sequence encodes these proteins:
- the LOC123205735 gene encoding probable serine/threonine-protein kinase PBL7, translating into MESNTNSMAPANARPLGFGTENNQTHSHHHHKHIQPHDNPHHLTLSLHSIIIIIVSIISFIVLFALALVILVLRRLKSGKGQGSCNDIIDKSGCSRFIAHTTINLASSPDVKGGCLYGGHLKSVASNRYKGVQVFTYKELEFATEKFSEANVLSNGKFGAVYKGVLSDGTLAAIKRLHREGKQGERAFRMEVDLLSRLHSPYLVELLGYCADQNHRLLISEFMSNGTLEQHLHPSSNQYQPLDWGTRLTIALDCARALEFLHEQAIPTVIHRDFKCSNILLDQNFRAKVTDFGLAKMVSDRINGQISTRIQGTTGYLAPEYASTGKLTTKSDVYSYGIVLLELVTGRVPIDTNRPPGEHVLVSWALPRLTNREKVLEMVDPSLKGRYSKKDLIQIAAIAAMCVQTEADYRPLMTDVVQSLIPLVKNNSTVSSGCSVFRHHTPSPRY; encoded by the exons ATGGAAAGTAACACTAATTCAATGGCACCTGCAAATGCAAGGCCACTTGGTTTTGGCACTGAAAACAACCAAACTCATTCACACCACCATCATAAACATATTCAACCTCATGATAATCCTCACCATCTCACTCTTTCCCTCCATTCCATTATCATAATCATTGTTTCAATCATCTCCTTCATCGTGCTGTTCGCATTAGCTCTAGTTATACTAGTACTGCGGAGACTTAAATCGGGAAAAGGCCAGGGTAGTTGCAATGATATTATCGACAAGAGTGGCTGTAGCAGGTTCATTGCTCATACTACTATCAACTTAGCCTCCAGTCCAG ATGTGAAGGGTGGGTGTCTATATGGAGGACACCTGAAAAGTGTAGCTTCGAATAGATATAAAGGAGTCCAAGTTTTCACATACAAGGAGTTAGAATTTGCAACTGAGAAATTTAGTGAGGCCAATGTGTTAAGCAATGGAAAGTTTGGAGCTGTGTACAAAGGAGTATTGAGTGATGGGACTTTGGCTGCAATCAAGAGGTTGCATAGAGAAGGAAAGCAAGGGGAACGTGCATTCAGAATGGAG GTTGATTTACTGAGCCGCTTGCATTCTCCTTATTTGGTGGAGCTACTAGGATATTGTGCTGACCAAAATCATAGACTCCTAATATCTGAGTTCATGTCCAATGGAACTCTGGAGCAACATCTACACCCCTCCAGCAACCAATATCAGCCACTGGATTGGGGAACACGATTGACGATAGCCCTCGATTGTGCTAGAGCCCTGGAATTCCTCCATGAGCAAGCAATACCAACCGTCATCCACCGCGACTTCAAGTGCTCCAATATCCTCCTAGATCAAAATTTCCGTGCCAAGGTGACAGATTTCGGATTGGCAAAGATGGTCTCAGACAGGATCAATGGTCAGATTTCAACGCGCATCCAGGGGACCACTGGATATCTAGCTCCTGA GTATGCTTCAACAGGGAAGCTTACTACTAAATCAGATGTGTACAGCTATGGCATTGTTCTTCTAGAGCTCGTAACAGGACGTGTACCGATAGATACCAATAGGCCCCCTGGGGAACATGTTCTTGTCTCATGG GCTCTTCCAAGGTTAACTAACAGAGAAAAAGTATTGGAAATGGTTGATCCATCTCTAAAAGGTCGATATTCAAAGAAGGATCTGATTCAG ATAGCTGCCATTGCAGCCATGTGTGTTCAAACAGAAGCAGATTATCGGCCTCTAATGACAGACGTTGTGCAGTCACTAATCCCTCTAGTTAAGAACAATTCCACGGTTTCATCTGGCTGCTCAGTATTTCGGCATC
- the LOC123198559 gene encoding UDP-N-acetylglucosamine transferase subunit ALG13 homolog isoform X1 gives MGGIEDIVTLKRTVFVTVGTTCFDALVKAVDTLEVKQELSRRGYTHLIIQMGRGTCVPTKQSLGEDGSLAVDYFTFSSSIADHLKSASLVISHAGSGSIFETLRLSKPLIVVVNEDLMDNHQSELAEELAERNHLYCARPQDLDKVIAGMDLESLLPYHPGDAKPVAKLINRFLGFPDE, from the exons ATGGGAGGTATTGAAGATATTGTGACCTTGAAGAGAACTGTATTTGTAACTGTGGGTACGACATGCTTTGATGCTCTGGTTAAAGCAGTAGATACTTTGGAAGTTAAACAAGAGTTGTCTAGGAGAGGGTACACCCACCTGATCATTCAGATGGGTCGAGGAACTTGTGTTCCCACTAAG CAGTCTCTTGGAGAAGATGGTTCCCTTGCTGTAGACTACTTCACTTTTTCATCAAGCATTGCTGATCATCTGAAGTCAGCATCTCTTGTAATTAGTCATGCTG GGTCAGGGAGCATTTTTGAGACCTTGCGACTGTCTAAACCTTTAATTGTGGTGGTTAATGAAGATTTAATGGACAATCATCAAAGTGAGCTTGCTGAAGAGCTAGCAGAGAGGAACCATTTATATTGTGCTCGTCCTCAAGACCTAGATAAAGTTATAGCTGGTATGGATTTGGAGTCACTCTTGCCATACCATCCAGGTGATGCCAAGCCAGTTGCCAAGCTTATAAACAGGTTTCTCGGTTTCCCAGATGAGTGA
- the LOC123198559 gene encoding UDP-N-acetylglucosamine transferase subunit ALG13 homolog isoform X2 has product MGGIEDIVTLKRTVFVTVGTTCFDALVKAVDTLEVKQELSRRGYTHLIIQMGRGTCVPTKSLGEDGSLAVDYFTFSSSIADHLKSASLVISHAGSGSIFETLRLSKPLIVVVNEDLMDNHQSELAEELAERNHLYCARPQDLDKVIAGMDLESLLPYHPGDAKPVAKLINRFLGFPDE; this is encoded by the exons ATGGGAGGTATTGAAGATATTGTGACCTTGAAGAGAACTGTATTTGTAACTGTGGGTACGACATGCTTTGATGCTCTGGTTAAAGCAGTAGATACTTTGGAAGTTAAACAAGAGTTGTCTAGGAGAGGGTACACCCACCTGATCATTCAGATGGGTCGAGGAACTTGTGTTCCCACTAAG TCTCTTGGAGAAGATGGTTCCCTTGCTGTAGACTACTTCACTTTTTCATCAAGCATTGCTGATCATCTGAAGTCAGCATCTCTTGTAATTAGTCATGCTG GGTCAGGGAGCATTTTTGAGACCTTGCGACTGTCTAAACCTTTAATTGTGGTGGTTAATGAAGATTTAATGGACAATCATCAAAGTGAGCTTGCTGAAGAGCTAGCAGAGAGGAACCATTTATATTGTGCTCGTCCTCAAGACCTAGATAAAGTTATAGCTGGTATGGATTTGGAGTCACTCTTGCCATACCATCCAGGTGATGCCAAGCCAGTTGCCAAGCTTATAAACAGGTTTCTCGGTTTCCCAGATGAGTGA
- the LOC123197815 gene encoding heavy metal-associated isoprenylated plant protein 34 isoform X2 produces MNKQDLMKFQSCVLKVNIHCDGCKKKVKKLLQKIDGVYSISIDAEQGRVVVTGNVDPAILIRKLEKSGKFAELCRPQKGSNSYQNLVNNQFKNMHFDNGKGGKDNKSQKGGGNNNQPKGGHQQQQQQQIMQQQFKGSKDMKMMPHKDQKSVKFHLPEDEFDDEDFDHEFIDDDEEDFDDEFDDEDDFDDEEEFGHGHGHNGHNFSNKMMPIMNNNGHGGKHGPNVMMDNGPVINMKRGNGNGGNGKKGGVIDVPIVMMGDKDGKGVKGGKNGSKENNQGGKQSKGGKYKSDGNKKSGGGGFLGFGKKKGGEDKKSGKNSSDGSGGFLGFGKKDKNVEDGKGGNKNGKKNTNNGGGGGNNNGNGPKKGEAKSDGLHDMKKIKNDFHDFDVPILGKGGKGNGGNGHGYGVGHGGGGGGKSGGRMGQMSNYPMGQMGNHPMGQMGNHPVGQMGNHPMGQMGNYPMGQMGNYPMGQMGNIPAVQGLPAPAAAAMNGGYYQGMGPPGNPYNQQYMAMMMNQQRMNGGNEMYQPMMYARHHPAFNYGPPPPSVNPHATDNYTYFFSDENANSCSIM; encoded by the exons atgaataagcaAGATCTTATGAAGTTTCAG TCTTGTGTTCTCAAAGTGAACATACACTGTGATGGCTGcaaaaagaaagtgaagaaaCTGTTGCAGAAAATTGACG GTGTGTATTCTATAAGCATAGATGCAGAACAAGGGAGAGTGGTAGTAACAGGCAATGTTGATCCAGCCATTCTCATCAGGAAGCTTGAGAAATCAGGGAAATTTGCTGAGTTATGTAGGCCTCAAAAGGGTTCAAACAGCTACCAAAATCTTGTCAACAACCAGTTCAAAAACATGCATTTTGACAATGGTAAGGGTGGCAAAGACAACAAATCTCAAAAGGGTGGTGGGAATAATAACCAGCCAAAAGGTGGacatcaacaacaacagcagCAACAAATTATGCAGCAGCAATTCAAAGGGTCTAAGGACATGAAGATGATGCCTCACAAGGATCAAAAATCTGTCAAGTTTCACTTGCCTGAGGATGAGtttgatgatgaagattttgATCATGAGTTTATTGACgatgatgaagaagattttGATGATGAATTCGATGATGAAGACGATTTTGATGATGAGGAGGAGTTTGGCCATGGTCATGGCCATAATGGTCATAACTTCTCTAACAAGATGATGCCCATCATGAATAATAATGGGCATGGTGGGAAACATGGGCCTAATGTTATGATGGATAATGGGCCTGTCATAAATATGAAAAGAGGTAATGGAAATGGGGGAAATGGCAAAAAAGGTGGAGTTATTGATGTACCAATTGTGATGATGGGAGACAAAGATGGTAAAGGCGTCAAAGGAGGAAAGAATGGAAGCAAAGAGAATAACCAAGGAGGGAAGCAAAGTAAAGGAGGTAAATATAAAAGTGATGGTAACAAAAagagtggtggtggtgggttTCTAGGGTTTGGTAAAAAGAAAGGAGGTGAAGATAAAAAGAGTGGTAAAAATAGTAGTGATGGTAGTGgtgggtttttagggtttggcaAGAAGGATAAAAATGTCGAAGATGGTAAAGGTGGTAACAAAAATGGCAAGAAGAATACTAACAATGGAGGTGGTGGTGGAAACAATAATGGCAATGGGCCTAAAAAGGGTGAGGCCAAGAGTGATGGGCTCCATgatatgaagaaaataaagaatgaTTTCCATGATTTTGATGTGCCTATTCTAGGCAAGGGTGGTAAAGGAAATGGAGGAAATGGCCATGGTTATGGTGTTGGccatggtggtggtggtggtggtaaaAGTGGAGGCCGGATGGGGCAAATGAGTAATTACCCGATGGGGCAAATGGGCAACCATCCGATGGGGCAAATGGGCAACCATCCGGTGGGGCAAATGGGCAACCATCCAATGGGGCAAATGGGTAACTATCCAATGGGGCAAATGGGTAATTACCCAATGGGTCAGATGGGTAATATTCCAGCAGTGCAAGGACTACCAGCACCAGCTGCAGCAGCAATGAATGGTGGATATTATCAAGGGATGGGGCCACCAGGGAACCCTTACAATCAACAATATATGGCCATGATGATGAATCAACAGAGAATGAACGGTGGAAATGAGATGTATCAGCCAATGATGTATGCAAGGCATCACCCGGCTTTTAACTATggaccaccaccaccatcagtGAACCCTCATGCTACTGATAATTACACTTACTTCTTCAGTGATGAGAATGCCAATAGTTGTAGCATCATGTAA
- the LOC123197815 gene encoding heavy metal-associated isoprenylated plant protein 34 isoform X1 codes for MNKQDLMKFQQSCVLKVNIHCDGCKKKVKKLLQKIDGVYSISIDAEQGRVVVTGNVDPAILIRKLEKSGKFAELCRPQKGSNSYQNLVNNQFKNMHFDNGKGGKDNKSQKGGGNNNQPKGGHQQQQQQQIMQQQFKGSKDMKMMPHKDQKSVKFHLPEDEFDDEDFDHEFIDDDEEDFDDEFDDEDDFDDEEEFGHGHGHNGHNFSNKMMPIMNNNGHGGKHGPNVMMDNGPVINMKRGNGNGGNGKKGGVIDVPIVMMGDKDGKGVKGGKNGSKENNQGGKQSKGGKYKSDGNKKSGGGGFLGFGKKKGGEDKKSGKNSSDGSGGFLGFGKKDKNVEDGKGGNKNGKKNTNNGGGGGNNNGNGPKKGEAKSDGLHDMKKIKNDFHDFDVPILGKGGKGNGGNGHGYGVGHGGGGGGKSGGRMGQMSNYPMGQMGNHPMGQMGNHPVGQMGNHPMGQMGNYPMGQMGNYPMGQMGNIPAVQGLPAPAAAAMNGGYYQGMGPPGNPYNQQYMAMMMNQQRMNGGNEMYQPMMYARHHPAFNYGPPPPSVNPHATDNYTYFFSDENANSCSIM; via the exons atgaataagcaAGATCTTATGAAGTTTCAG CAGTCTTGTGTTCTCAAAGTGAACATACACTGTGATGGCTGcaaaaagaaagtgaagaaaCTGTTGCAGAAAATTGACG GTGTGTATTCTATAAGCATAGATGCAGAACAAGGGAGAGTGGTAGTAACAGGCAATGTTGATCCAGCCATTCTCATCAGGAAGCTTGAGAAATCAGGGAAATTTGCTGAGTTATGTAGGCCTCAAAAGGGTTCAAACAGCTACCAAAATCTTGTCAACAACCAGTTCAAAAACATGCATTTTGACAATGGTAAGGGTGGCAAAGACAACAAATCTCAAAAGGGTGGTGGGAATAATAACCAGCCAAAAGGTGGacatcaacaacaacagcagCAACAAATTATGCAGCAGCAATTCAAAGGGTCTAAGGACATGAAGATGATGCCTCACAAGGATCAAAAATCTGTCAAGTTTCACTTGCCTGAGGATGAGtttgatgatgaagattttgATCATGAGTTTATTGACgatgatgaagaagattttGATGATGAATTCGATGATGAAGACGATTTTGATGATGAGGAGGAGTTTGGCCATGGTCATGGCCATAATGGTCATAACTTCTCTAACAAGATGATGCCCATCATGAATAATAATGGGCATGGTGGGAAACATGGGCCTAATGTTATGATGGATAATGGGCCTGTCATAAATATGAAAAGAGGTAATGGAAATGGGGGAAATGGCAAAAAAGGTGGAGTTATTGATGTACCAATTGTGATGATGGGAGACAAAGATGGTAAAGGCGTCAAAGGAGGAAAGAATGGAAGCAAAGAGAATAACCAAGGAGGGAAGCAAAGTAAAGGAGGTAAATATAAAAGTGATGGTAACAAAAagagtggtggtggtgggttTCTAGGGTTTGGTAAAAAGAAAGGAGGTGAAGATAAAAAGAGTGGTAAAAATAGTAGTGATGGTAGTGgtgggtttttagggtttggcaAGAAGGATAAAAATGTCGAAGATGGTAAAGGTGGTAACAAAAATGGCAAGAAGAATACTAACAATGGAGGTGGTGGTGGAAACAATAATGGCAATGGGCCTAAAAAGGGTGAGGCCAAGAGTGATGGGCTCCATgatatgaagaaaataaagaatgaTTTCCATGATTTTGATGTGCCTATTCTAGGCAAGGGTGGTAAAGGAAATGGAGGAAATGGCCATGGTTATGGTGTTGGccatggtggtggtggtggtggtaaaAGTGGAGGCCGGATGGGGCAAATGAGTAATTACCCGATGGGGCAAATGGGCAACCATCCGATGGGGCAAATGGGCAACCATCCGGTGGGGCAAATGGGCAACCATCCAATGGGGCAAATGGGTAACTATCCAATGGGGCAAATGGGTAATTACCCAATGGGTCAGATGGGTAATATTCCAGCAGTGCAAGGACTACCAGCACCAGCTGCAGCAGCAATGAATGGTGGATATTATCAAGGGATGGGGCCACCAGGGAACCCTTACAATCAACAATATATGGCCATGATGATGAATCAACAGAGAATGAACGGTGGAAATGAGATGTATCAGCCAATGATGTATGCAAGGCATCACCCGGCTTTTAACTATggaccaccaccaccatcagtGAACCCTCATGCTACTGATAATTACACTTACTTCTTCAGTGATGAGAATGCCAATAGTTGTAGCATCATGTAA
- the LOC123208717 gene encoding LOW QUALITY PROTEIN: gamma conglutin 1-like (The sequence of the model RefSeq protein was modified relative to this genomic sequence to represent the inferred CDS: deleted 3 bases in 2 codons) yields MASSSSSLCFPHLLFLLFSIVILTAQSQTTLRPNSLVLPVQIDGSTHPFVTNIHKRTPILQIDILIGLTHGPSRPGPCGQFLWVTCEHNYLSSTYHAPLCHSAQCARAQTSYCHTCASAARPGCHNNTCGLMARNPITSLTAMGELAQDVLSIQSLKGSNPGPLVSVPQFLFACAPSKLPQNGLRRNVQGIAGLGHASISLPNQLASHFGVSPKFALCLPSKSSINGVMFFGEGPYYMLPNADVSRSVSYTPLTIRQEGHYYIPVTSININDNPVPNAHSGRGGTRLSTTKLFTVLEHSIYQSFTKLFTSQLSGIPQMKLVAPFEVCYDTRKLSYTKIGPQMPNIGLVLHDQNVKWRISGTNSMVEAGPEVTCLAFVDGGLSLTAKIIIGGHQLQDNLVEFDLAKSRLVFSSSLLFQRTNCGNFNFTTASTAT; encoded by the exons atggcttcttcttcttcttctctttgttttccCCATCTCTTGTTTTTGCTTTTCTCTATTGTCATCCTCACAGCGCAGTCCCAAACAACTTTGAGGCCAAACAGCCTTGTTCTACCAGTGCAAATAGATGGCTCAACACATCCTTTTGTGACCAACATCCATAAGAGAACCCCTATATTACAAATAGACATATTAATTGG TCTGACGCATGGGCCTTCCAGACCGGGCCCATGTGGACAATTCCTGTGGGTTACTTGTGAGCATAACTACTTATCTTCAACCTACCATGCCCCTTTATGCCACTCAGCTCAATGCGCCAGAGCTCAAACCTCTTACTGCCACACATGCGCCTCAGCAGCCAGGCCCGGATGCCACAATAACACATGTGGGCTCATGGCTAGGAACCCCATCACAAGCCTAACAGCCATGGGCGAGCTTGCTCAAGATGTGCTCTCGATTCAATCCTTAAAAGGGTCTAACCCTGGCCCACTAGTTTCAGTCCCGCAATTCCTGTTTGCATGTGCACCTTCCAAACTT CCGCAGAATGGTTTGCGGAGAAATGTTCAAGGGATAGCAGGACTAGGCCATGCGTCAATCTCTCTACCGAATCAACTTGCCTCACACTTCGGCGTCTCACCGAAATTCGCCTTGTGTCTACCTTCTAAATCGTCAATAAATGGTGTCATGTTCTTTGGGGAGGGGCCGTATTATATGCTTCCAAATGCTGATGTTTCACGTTCAGTGAGCTACACCCCATTGACAATAAGACAAGAGGGACATTACTACATTCCAGTgacatcaataaatataaacgACAACCCAGTCCCCAATGCTCATTCCGGAAGAGGCGGGACAAGGCTCAGCACGACAAAGCTTTTCACAGTCCTGGAACACTCAATCTATCAATCTTTCACCAAGTTATTCACCAGCCAGCTCTCCGGGATACCGCAAATGAAACTC GTGGCGCCATTCGAAGTGTGCTATGACACCAGGAAACTAAGCTACACAAAGATTGGACCTCAAATGCCGAACATAGGCCTGGTGCTGCACGACCAGAATGTGAAGTGGAGAATCAGTGGAACCAACTCAATGGTGGAGGCAGGACCTGAGGTTACATGTTTGGCGTTTGTGGATGGAGGCTTAAGTCTGACGGCTAAGATTATAATTGGGGGTCATCAGTTGCAGGATAATCTTGTGGAGTTTGATCTTGCTAAGTCAAGGCTTGTGTTTAGCTCGTCGTTGCTGTTTCAGAGGACAAATTGTGGCAACTTCAACTTCACTACAGCCAGTACTGCTACTTAG
- the LOC123198941 gene encoding signal peptidase complex subunit 3B-like, producing MHSFGYRANALLTFAVTILALMCAIASLSDNLNTSSPTAEIRVLNINWFQKQKHGNDEVSLTLNITGDLQSLFTWNTKQLFIFVAAEYKTPKNALNQVSLWDAIIPTKESAKFSIHTSSKYRFIDQGHNLRGKEFNLTLHWHVMPKTGKMFADKIVMSGYRLPEEYR from the exons ATGCATTCATTTGGGTACAGAGCCAACGCTCTGTTAACCTTCGCCGTCACCATTCTCGCTTTGATGTGCGCCATCGCTTCTCTTTCTGACAACCTTAACACTTCTTCTCCGACTGCCGAAATCCGG GTATTGAATATTAATTGGTTTCAGAAGCAGAAGCATGGAAACGATGAG GTCAGCCTGACATTGAATATAACCGGTGATTTGCAATCTTTGTTTACATGGAACACTAAACAG CTTTTCATTTTCGTAGCAGCTGAGTACAAAACCCCAAAGAATGCACTGAATCAG GTGTCACTTTGGGATGCTATAATACCTACCAAAGAGTCTGCCAAGTTTTCCATTCACACCTCTAGCAAGTACCGTTTCATTGATCAG GGACACAATCTCCGGGGTAAAGAATTCAACTTGACATTGCACTGGCATGTGATGCCAAAGACAGGCAAGATGTTTGCTGATAAAATAGTCATGTCTGGATACCGCTTGCCAGAGGAATACAGATGA